The genomic interval GAGGCCTATGACGATATGGACAGGCTGAAGAACGAGAGCGATATCGACGCGCTGAAGGAGCTGGTGCGGCAGTTGATCGACGTTTCCCAACGCATGATGTGAGGTGACATGACGCAAGCCGAAATCGCCCCCAAGGACCGCCTGATCGTCGCGCTCGATTTGCCGAGTCCTGCCGCAGCGGAGGCGATGATCGACCAGCTCGGCGACAGCGTCACCTTCTACAAGATCGGCTATCAGCTCGCCTATGCCGGCGGCCTGCCGCTGATCGGCAAGCTTGCTGATAAGGGCAAGAAGGTTTTTGCCGACCTCAAGATGCACGACATCGGCAACACGGTTGCGCGCGGTGTCGAGAGCATCGCCAAGTCGGGTGCGACCTTCGTCACCGTGCATGCCTATCCGCAAACCATGAAGGCCGCCGTCGAGGGGCGCGCAGGGTCGCGCCTGAGGATTCTGGCCGTGACGGTGCTGACATCCTACAACGATGACGATCTGCACGCGGCCGGCTACCGGATCGGTGTGTCGGAACTGGTCGAGGCGCGCGCGCAGCAGGCGCAGGTGCTTGGCGTCGATGGGATCGTCTGCTCGCCGGAGGAAGTCGGCAATCTGCGCAAGATCGTCGGGCATCAGATGGAGCTCGTTACCCCCGGCATCCGGCCGGCGGGATCCGCGACCGGGGACCAGAAGCGCATCATGACGCCGGGCCGGGCGATCGCCGCGGGCGCCGACTATCTCGTCGTCGGACGGCCGGTGGTCGAAGCCGCCGATCCGAAGGCAGTGGCCGAGGCCATCCAGGCCGAGATCGCACAGGCACTGGGCTGAACAGCAGAACAAGAAAGGGAGAACGAGAATGGCTGCAAAAGGCTACTGGATCGGACGCGTCGACGTTCACAATGACGATGGCTACAAGCCCTATGCGGCGGCCAATCTCGCGATCTTCAAGAAGTTCGGCGGCCGCTACGTCGTTCGCGGCGGCAAGTTCACCGGCGTCGAAGGCCAGAGCCGTGCGCGCAACGTCGTGATCGAATTCCCGGACTACGAGGCCGCGCTCGCCTGCTACAACTCGCCGGAATATCAGGCCAATATCAAGGTCCGCCAGCCGCACTCGATCGCCGACCTCATCGTCATCGAGGGCTATGACGGCCCGCAGCCGTAGGGCCAGAGCGACGACAGATGCCGTCTTACCCTCCCCTGGAGGGGGAGGGTCGGCACACGATCGAGCAAAGCGAGATTGCGTGACGGGGTGGGGTGATCTCTCAACACGGACAGTGTTCATCGGGGAGAGACCGTCACCCCACCCCGCTCGCGCTTCGCGCGATCGACCCTCCCCCTCCAGGGGAGGGTAGCGAGCGCCCGCGTGCCCCTCGGTTGCCGGAACTGCGTCCCCCCGCTACAACGGCCGTGAAGAGGATCTCACCATGTCCGACATGCGCTTGATTGTTGCAGGAGCCGGCGGCCGGATGGGCCGGGCGCTGACGCGTGCGATTTCCGAGAGCAAAGGCGCGGTGCTGGCCGGCGCGCTGGAGGCGCCGGGCTCGGCGCTGCTCGGCAAGGACGCCGGCGTGCTGGCAGGGCTCCCGGCCAACGGCATCCAGCTCTCGGCCGATCTCTGGGCGATGTCGAAGGATGCCGACGGCATCCTCGATTTCACCGTGCCGGCCGCTACGATCGCCAATGTCGCGATCGCGGCCGAGCGCGGCCTCGTTCATGTTGTCGGCACGACCGGCCTCTCAGCGTCCGACAACGCCGTGATCAAGAGCGTCACCAACCGCGCCGTGGTGGTGCAGTCAGGCAATATGAGCCTCGGCGTCAATCTGCTCGCCGCGGTCGTCAAGCGCGTGGCCAAGGCACTCGACGAGACCTTCGATATCGAGATCGTCGAGACGCATCACCGCATGAAGGTCGATGCGCCCTCAGGCACCGCGCTGATGCTGGGCCAGGCGGCGGCGGCCGGCCGCGGCGTTGCGCTCGACCAGCATTCGGCGCGCGGCCGCGACGGCATCACCGGCGCACGTCGCAGCGGCGACATCGGTTTCGCCTCCTTGCGCGGCGGCACCGCGGCCGGCGATCACAGCGTGAGCTTTCTCGGTCCCTTCGAGCGCCTGACGCTGTCGCATCATGCCGAGGAC from Bradyrhizobium arachidis carries:
- the dapB gene encoding 4-hydroxy-tetrahydrodipicolinate reductase; amino-acid sequence: MSDMRLIVAGAGGRMGRALTRAISESKGAVLAGALEAPGSALLGKDAGVLAGLPANGIQLSADLWAMSKDADGILDFTVPAATIANVAIAAERGLVHVVGTTGLSASDNAVIKSVTNRAVVVQSGNMSLGVNLLAAVVKRVAKALDETFDIEIVETHHRMKVDAPSGTALMLGQAAAAGRGVALDQHSARGRDGITGARRSGDIGFASLRGGTAAGDHSVSFLGPFERLTLSHHAEDRILFAHGALKAALWAHGKSPGHYSMADVLGLADI
- the pyrF gene encoding orotidine-5'-phosphate decarboxylase, which encodes MTQAEIAPKDRLIVALDLPSPAAAEAMIDQLGDSVTFYKIGYQLAYAGGLPLIGKLADKGKKVFADLKMHDIGNTVARGVESIAKSGATFVTVHAYPQTMKAAVEGRAGSRLRILAVTVLTSYNDDDLHAAGYRIGVSELVEARAQQAQVLGVDGIVCSPEEVGNLRKIVGHQMELVTPGIRPAGSATGDQKRIMTPGRAIAAGADYLVVGRPVVEAADPKAVAEAIQAEIAQALG
- a CDS encoding DUF1330 domain-containing protein, whose protein sequence is MAAKGYWIGRVDVHNDDGYKPYAAANLAIFKKFGGRYVVRGGKFTGVEGQSRARNVVIEFPDYEAALACYNSPEYQANIKVRQPHSIADLIVIEGYDGPQP